Proteins co-encoded in one Leptospira levettii genomic window:
- the fmt gene encoding methionyl-tRNA formyltransferase, whose translation MKLSIGYFGSPEHSKELLRMILDAGIQVDYVVTNVDKPVGRKQIVTPTPVKILAEEQGIPIIQSVRLRTDEEAQKKILSYQSPVHVVYAYGSIVPDIVFLDPKWGSINLHGSLLPKYRGASPVQSALLHGEEVTGFTIQYLAKEVDSGDIISQKSWKIPKEETTGSLLRTITKVGGEEIIQLLKTVESTGERLNGTPQREEEATHCQKITANHRPVLWAKSANEIHNQIRALYPDPLATTEFREKKLILISSFLPEEQGEQIPIPEGTKPGSFFLHQKKRLFCLCGDGNLLGIDTLQPEGKKPMKGFEFFNGARVLAGESFT comes from the coding sequence ATGAAACTCTCAATTGGGTATTTTGGTTCCCCGGAACATTCCAAAGAATTATTACGTATGATCCTCGATGCTGGGATCCAAGTAGATTATGTAGTGACCAATGTGGACAAACCTGTAGGACGAAAACAAATCGTAACACCCACACCTGTGAAAATTCTCGCCGAGGAACAAGGAATTCCCATCATCCAATCGGTTCGACTTCGCACCGATGAGGAAGCGCAAAAAAAAATCCTATCTTACCAGTCTCCCGTGCATGTGGTGTATGCTTATGGTTCGATCGTCCCTGATATAGTGTTTCTGGATCCCAAATGGGGCAGTATCAATTTACATGGAAGTCTCCTTCCTAAATACAGAGGTGCCTCTCCCGTACAAAGTGCTCTCCTCCATGGAGAAGAAGTCACTGGCTTTACCATCCAATACCTTGCGAAAGAAGTTGATTCAGGGGATATCATTTCCCAAAAGTCTTGGAAGATCCCAAAGGAAGAGACAACAGGATCTCTCTTGCGAACCATCACAAAGGTGGGTGGGGAAGAGATCATCCAACTTTTAAAAACGGTAGAATCGACTGGAGAACGTTTGAATGGAACCCCACAAAGGGAAGAGGAAGCCACACATTGCCAAAAGATCACGGCAAACCACAGGCCAGTCCTCTGGGCAAAATCGGCAAATGAAATCCACAACCAAATCAGGGCACTTTACCCAGACCCTCTGGCAACCACTGAATTCCGAGAGAAAAAGCTAATCCTTATCTCTTCTTTTTTACCTGAGGAACAAGGTGAACAGATCCCGATCCCAGAGGGAACAAAACCAGGTTCCTTTTTTCTTCACCAGAAAAAAAGGCTTTTCTGCCTCTGTGGAGACGGAAACCTGCTTGGTATAGATACCTTACAACCCGAAGGGAAAAAACCCATGAAAGGTTTTGAATTTTTTAATGGGGCGCGGGTTTTGGCCGGAGAATCATTTACGTGA
- a CDS encoding LIC_11548 family sensor histidine kinase produces MPSKYFRFLPSLSDENRYYLRDIFIFFLTLAISVGFSELVFFREEEDISFYSKLDTYVFILIPFFILSLILSYIYRNRRNRETGKIRSSIRYRLTLAFLFVALVPSLPIFILSSNLTGRLIEGFYRVDISNALRSANLLVHQVERENQKSFLELVSRFRSGLLREKSDGFMIFQNGIKDGLIEKNEYYLGYREKNKVQFESKNLFRQFSALEYTESSKSGIYLSRYYDPEKSYLVAKFDLEGDRTVIIAERIHKGMEADVLNIINATSTYEKVSLWKEKIPFSVRITIASFSFSMFLIAILFSFLFARRISKPIIDLANATKKVSLGESDVRLEKTEEGEMGILIDSFNQMVSDLKAKSDELMHTQRIAAWKEVAQRMAHEIKNPLTPIQLSAQRIQRKFQNPKKENLESVIFDATETIIGQVRVLEHLVKEFSEFARMPVPVLINQHINPILEEAVALFRDTSDIEFELKLAENLPEVFLDKRLFLGVINNLIKNAVEAILSFDNSKEDMDILETKRKKIRVMSKLQKKALRKSVIVEIDDSGPGLKEEWKEKIFEPYFSTKEKHGSGIGLTIVQKTIIDHHGHISVENSKLGGCKFRIELPLELS; encoded by the coding sequence ATGCCAAGTAAATACTTTCGTTTTTTGCCATCCCTGTCTGACGAAAATCGTTATTATTTACGTGATATTTTTATCTTTTTTTTAACATTAGCCATCTCCGTTGGTTTTTCTGAACTTGTTTTCTTCAGAGAAGAAGAAGATATATCCTTTTACTCAAAATTAGATACTTACGTCTTCATTCTCATTCCGTTTTTTATCCTATCACTCATTTTGAGTTATATCTATAGGAATCGTAGGAATCGTGAAACAGGTAAAATTCGGAGTTCCATTCGGTACAGGCTCACACTTGCCTTTTTATTTGTAGCCCTTGTGCCTTCTTTGCCTATCTTTATTTTGTCATCGAATCTGACGGGAAGGCTCATTGAAGGTTTTTATCGAGTTGATATATCGAATGCTTTACGTTCTGCAAATTTACTTGTCCACCAAGTAGAGAGGGAAAATCAAAAATCTTTTTTGGAACTAGTCTCTCGTTTTCGTTCAGGATTACTTCGTGAAAAATCGGATGGGTTTATGATTTTTCAAAATGGCATCAAAGATGGACTGATTGAAAAAAATGAATACTATTTGGGTTACCGTGAAAAAAATAAAGTTCAGTTTGAATCCAAAAATTTATTCCGTCAATTTTCTGCTCTAGAGTATACCGAATCAAGTAAAAGCGGAATCTACTTAAGTCGCTATTATGATCCAGAAAAATCTTATTTGGTGGCAAAATTTGATCTAGAAGGTGATCGAACAGTTATTATTGCAGAGAGAATCCATAAAGGGATGGAAGCGGATGTATTGAATATTATTAATGCAACATCTACATATGAAAAAGTAAGTTTGTGGAAAGAAAAAATTCCATTTAGTGTTCGCATTACGATTGCTAGTTTTTCATTCTCTATGTTTTTAATTGCAATATTGTTTTCCTTTTTATTTGCAAGGCGAATTTCCAAACCCATTATCGATTTGGCGAATGCGACAAAAAAGGTTTCTCTTGGTGAATCTGATGTTCGATTAGAAAAAACAGAAGAAGGTGAAATGGGGATTTTGATTGATAGTTTCAATCAAATGGTAAGTGATTTAAAAGCAAAGTCTGATGAACTCATGCATACACAACGGATTGCCGCTTGGAAAGAAGTGGCCCAACGTATGGCGCACGAAATCAAAAATCCACTCACTCCCATCCAACTTTCAGCTCAAAGAATCCAGCGAAAATTCCAAAATCCAAAAAAGGAAAATTTGGAATCAGTGATCTTTGATGCAACAGAGACCATCATTGGGCAGGTGCGCGTGCTCGAACATTTGGTTAAGGAGTTTAGTGAATTTGCAAGGATGCCAGTTCCTGTCCTCATCAACCAACACATCAATCCTATTTTGGAAGAAGCGGTAGCCCTTTTTCGAGATACCTCTGATATAGAATTTGAACTAAAATTAGCGGAAAATTTACCAGAGGTATTCCTCGATAAACGTTTGTTTCTTGGTGTGATCAATAATCTTATCAAAAATGCAGTGGAAGCAATATTGTCATTTGACAATTCAAAAGAAGATATGGACATTTTAGAAACAAAACGTAAAAAAATTCGTGTCATGTCAAAACTGCAAAAAAAAGCACTGAGGAAAAGTGTCATTGTTGAGATTGATGATTCTGGCCCTGGTCTCAAGGAAGAATGGAAGGAAAAAATATTTGAACCCTATTTTTCAACAAAGGAAAAACATGGATCAGGAATCGGTCTGACCATTGTCCAAAAAACAATTATCGATCACCATGGTCATATCTCGGTTGAAAACTCAAAGTTAGGTGGATGTAAGTTTCGAATTGAACTTCCCTTGGAACTTTCCTGA
- a CDS encoding sigma-54-dependent transcriptional regulator, with product MQKIIYILDDEKEIRKTLRVILEDEDYLVEDFSNGKMLMKALSKERPSLLLLDVWVGKEDGLVILDECKKLYPSLPVVMISGHGTIELAVNATKKGAIDFLEKPLSIEKVIQTIETSIEKTKDSELPDFQLEVDQILGESPSITRVKFSVFQAAETNARVFIFGENGTGKELTARSIHQNSKRKNEAYIEFNCASLPEDTIEQELFGSESVQGEPNEIKIGKWELAQHGTLFLDEVCDLSLSLQSKVLKVILDQKMERVGGKESIPVDVRIIAATNSNVEEAIREGKFREDLYYALNVIPIELPPLRERNQDIPLLAEFYLKKSISKNNLSPKTIDREGLDALSSHFWPGNVRELTNIIERLSILVPGDTIRAKDVKEALHGFKKANEMVARGDLKHAKEEFERQYIIKTLQICEGNVTRTSKALGIERTHLYRKLRSLNISVEQLIEG from the coding sequence ATGCAAAAAATTATTTATATATTAGATGATGAGAAAGAAATTCGTAAGACATTACGAGTCATTTTGGAAGATGAAGATTATCTTGTTGAGGATTTTTCAAATGGCAAAATGTTAATGAAAGCTTTATCAAAGGAAAGACCTTCCTTATTGTTATTAGATGTTTGGGTTGGAAAGGAAGATGGTTTAGTCATTTTAGATGAGTGTAAAAAACTTTACCCAAGTCTTCCTGTTGTGATGATTTCTGGACATGGAACGATTGAACTGGCAGTGAATGCTACAAAAAAAGGAGCAATTGATTTTTTGGAGAAACCATTGTCCATCGAAAAAGTGATTCAAACAATCGAAACTTCGATTGAAAAAACAAAAGATTCAGAATTACCTGATTTTCAACTCGAGGTAGACCAAATTTTAGGTGAGTCTCCTTCCATCACTCGTGTTAAATTTTCTGTTTTCCAAGCAGCTGAAACCAATGCGCGTGTATTTATTTTTGGTGAAAATGGAACTGGAAAAGAATTAACTGCCAGATCAATCCATCAAAATTCGAAACGCAAAAATGAAGCTTACATTGAATTTAATTGTGCATCCTTGCCAGAAGATACAATAGAACAGGAGTTATTTGGATCTGAAAGTGTCCAAGGGGAACCAAACGAAATCAAAATCGGAAAATGGGAACTGGCACAACATGGCACACTTTTTTTGGATGAAGTATGTGATTTGAGTTTATCCCTACAGTCGAAGGTGTTAAAAGTCATTCTCGATCAAAAAATGGAAAGAGTTGGAGGGAAGGAATCTATTCCTGTAGATGTCAGGATCATAGCTGCTACTAATTCTAATGTAGAAGAAGCAATCCGTGAAGGTAAATTTCGAGAAGATTTGTATTATGCATTGAATGTGATTCCAATCGAATTACCTCCGTTACGTGAAAGAAATCAAGACATTCCCCTGCTTGCAGAATTTTATTTAAAAAAATCAATCTCGAAAAACAATTTATCCCCTAAAACAATTGATCGAGAAGGTCTCGATGCTCTTTCCTCCCATTTTTGGCCAGGCAATGTCAGAGAACTAACCAATATCATTGAGCGATTGAGTATCCTTGTTCCTGGAGATACAATCCGTGCAAAAGATGTGAAAGAGGCACTTCATGGTTTCAAAAAAGCGAATGAAATGGTGGCAAGGGGGGACTTAAAACATGCAAAAGAAGAGTTTGAACGCCAGTACATCATCAAAACTCTACAAATTTGTGAAGGAAATGTGACCCGAACTTCAAAAGCACTAGGGATCGAACGAACACATTTGTATCGAAAATTACGTTCCCTCAATATTTCTGTGGAACAATTGATAGAGGGATAA
- the hprK gene encoding HPr(Ser) kinase/phosphatase gives MPVPGITVETILRDHEDLQLLLVTGEVGLSNRINSAEINRPGLSLTGFFDFFANDRIQILGKGEWAYLNSLSREKLNEITDKFFEFHLNCIIYTHGNEPQIPFVERAKEKGIPLFKTEIATHRFITLISQILDRALAPRTMRHGVLIEVFGIGTLLTGRSGVGKSETALELIERGHRLVADDMVEIRRLSESYLIGSCSDLLRHHMEIRGLGILNIKDLFGVGSVRDHKLIELIINLKEWEEQTSGDYERTGIEQSMEEILGVSVPYIEIPVKPGRNIPIIVETAAMNQRLRKMGKNSAKEFSNKLNTYIQQSTIETNPIKD, from the coding sequence ATGCCAGTTCCAGGAATTACAGTGGAAACCATTCTTCGAGACCATGAAGATTTACAACTTTTACTGGTTACTGGTGAAGTTGGACTTTCGAATCGAATTAATAGTGCTGAGATCAATCGACCTGGTCTTTCCCTTACAGGTTTTTTTGATTTTTTTGCCAACGATCGTATTCAAATTTTAGGCAAAGGGGAATGGGCTTATCTCAATTCTTTGTCTAGGGAAAAACTAAACGAAATCACAGATAAGTTTTTTGAATTCCATCTCAATTGTATCATCTACACACATGGGAATGAACCACAAATTCCTTTTGTGGAAAGAGCAAAAGAAAAAGGAATTCCATTATTCAAAACAGAAATTGCCACCCATCGATTCATTACATTGATTTCGCAGATATTGGACAGAGCCCTCGCACCAAGGACCATGCGACATGGTGTCCTCATTGAAGTATTTGGGATTGGAACTTTACTGACGGGCCGGTCTGGAGTAGGTAAAAGTGAAACCGCTCTCGAACTCATTGAAAGAGGCCACCGTTTAGTTGCCGATGATATGGTTGAGATCAGGCGTCTCAGTGAAAGTTATTTGATAGGATCGTGTTCCGATTTACTCCGTCACCATATGGAAATTAGGGGACTAGGTATCCTTAACATCAAAGATCTGTTTGGTGTTGGATCGGTTAGGGATCATAAACTGATAGAACTCATCATCAATTTAAAAGAATGGGAAGAACAAACTTCTGGAGATTACGAAAGAACAGGAATTGAACAAAGTATGGAAGAAATACTAGGAGTTTCCGTTCCTTATATCGAAATCCCAGTAAAACCTGGCCGAAATATTCCTATCATTGTTGAAACAGCGGCTATGAACCAAAGGTTACGTAAGATGGGAAAAAATAGCGCAAAAGAATTTTCGAATAAACTCAATACCTATATCCAGCAGAGCACCATTGAAACAAATCCAATTAAAGATTAG
- the priA gene encoding replication restart helicase PriA, with protein MIQYAEIALNLSWESKTLTYVVPNEMTGLKPGIRVVVPLNGKEWDGVVIELHHNEPNYETLTILKQIDTEPVLTKEQLDLATWMADHYLSSLGEALFLMVPKGKKRKIDTVKDFTIQSERLHPLNDAQKIAFQEIKNSKDSNTHLLYGITGSGKTEVYLHLMLEILKEPKGTVIFLVPEISLTYPTISRIETIFPGQVAVLHSHLRISEKFQNYLDLKEGKKRICIGTRSAIFAPVSDLRLVIMDEEHDGSYKENGSPRYHARQVALQRIQKSGGKLLLGSATPSVELYYLAKSRQIGFSQLEKRANPLAKLPTVEMAEKQEDKNLIVGDLQFKIADRLKKKEQIILLLNRRGYNPFIFSPNTKEFVHCPKCTATLCYHSDQTVRCHLCGYKSSFRNLKQMMGEDLELFGAGTQKLEEYLLSLYPQARIERLDQDSSKNKDVTRSVLEKLGEGELDILTGTQMIAKGLDYANVTLVGILNANHGLGVPDFRSSERTYALVSQVAGRAGRGEKPGEVIIQSNDPEHPVLKMAKEQNYPAFFEWELQFRKDLFYPPFSRLARLVFRSKYEEVANKQSVLYSELIKDKKDDSIIMLGPSQCPFYKIDNNFRYHILLKSKSILSLRNLLKETKQNFKVDSKCYIEYDLDPLELV; from the coding sequence ATGATTCAATATGCGGAAATTGCTCTTAACTTATCTTGGGAAAGTAAAACCTTAACTTATGTAGTCCCAAATGAGATGACTGGTTTAAAACCAGGCATAAGAGTAGTTGTTCCACTCAATGGAAAAGAATGGGATGGTGTTGTCATCGAACTCCACCACAACGAACCAAATTACGAAACATTAACCATTCTCAAACAAATAGACACAGAACCCGTTCTTACAAAGGAACAACTAGATTTAGCCACTTGGATGGCAGACCATTATCTTTCTTCTCTTGGAGAAGCATTGTTCCTTATGGTACCAAAAGGTAAAAAGCGGAAAATTGATACGGTAAAAGATTTTACCATCCAATCGGAACGTTTACACCCGTTAAATGACGCACAAAAAATAGCATTCCAAGAGATTAAAAACAGTAAGGATTCCAACACGCATTTGTTATACGGAATTACAGGGAGTGGAAAAACAGAAGTATACCTTCATTTGATGTTGGAGATTTTGAAAGAACCAAAAGGGACAGTCATTTTCCTTGTGCCTGAAATTTCTCTTACCTATCCTACTATTTCTAGAATCGAAACTATTTTTCCAGGCCAAGTTGCCGTTTTACACTCACACTTACGTATCTCCGAAAAATTCCAAAACTATTTGGATTTAAAGGAAGGGAAAAAACGTATTTGTATTGGTACAAGATCTGCCATCTTTGCCCCCGTTTCTGACCTAAGGCTTGTCATTATGGATGAGGAACATGACGGGTCTTATAAAGAGAACGGTTCCCCTCGTTACCATGCTCGCCAAGTGGCATTACAAAGAATCCAAAAATCAGGCGGTAAACTTTTACTCGGATCTGCAACACCAAGTGTCGAATTGTATTACCTTGCCAAATCAAGGCAGATTGGCTTTTCACAATTGGAAAAACGTGCCAATCCTTTGGCAAAACTGCCAACGGTTGAGATGGCTGAAAAACAAGAAGACAAAAATCTCATCGTAGGTGATTTACAGTTTAAAATCGCAGATCGTCTGAAAAAAAAAGAACAAATCATTTTACTTTTGAATCGGCGTGGTTATAATCCCTTTATTTTTTCACCTAACACGAAAGAGTTTGTTCATTGTCCAAAATGTACTGCTACTTTATGTTACCATTCCGACCAAACCGTACGTTGCCATTTATGTGGTTATAAATCTAGTTTTCGCAATTTAAAACAAATGATGGGTGAAGATTTGGAACTTTTTGGTGCCGGGACACAAAAGTTAGAAGAGTATTTACTTTCATTATACCCACAAGCAAGGATTGAACGCCTTGATCAGGACAGTTCTAAAAACAAAGATGTAACTAGATCCGTATTAGAAAAATTGGGGGAAGGGGAACTCGATATTTTGACAGGTACCCAAATGATAGCAAAAGGCCTAGATTATGCCAATGTGACCTTGGTTGGTATCCTTAACGCCAATCATGGGTTAGGTGTCCCTGATTTTCGTAGTAGTGAACGAACGTATGCTCTTGTCTCCCAAGTTGCCGGTCGTGCCGGACGAGGGGAAAAACCGGGTGAGGTGATCATCCAATCGAACGATCCTGAACACCCTGTACTCAAAATGGCAAAGGAACAAAATTACCCTGCTTTTTTTGAATGGGAATTACAATTTAGAAAGGATTTGTTTTATCCACCTTTTTCTAGGCTTGCAAGGCTTGTATTTCGTTCCAAATACGAAGAGGTAGCAAACAAACAATCAGTGCTTTATAGCGAACTCATCAAAGATAAAAAAGATGATTCCATTATCATGTTAGGACCAAGCCAATGTCCATTTTATAAAATTGATAATAACTTCCGGTATCATATTTTACTCAAAAGCAAATCGATTTTATCACTCCGTAATTTATTAAAAGAAACGAAACAAAACTTCAAAGTGGATTCAAAATGTTATATAGAATATGATTTGGATCCTTTGGAACTTGTATAA
- a CDS encoding HPr family phosphocarrier protein, with protein MKQIQLKIREDSTGLHARPASLFVKVAASFPCEIFVMKDDIEVNGKSIMGLMMLALGPGTVFSVKADGNKEEEALQALETLVTQNFETNAK; from the coding sequence TTGAAACAAATCCAATTAAAGATTAGAGAAGATAGTACGGGACTTCATGCAAGGCCAGCATCTTTATTCGTAAAGGTTGCCGCTAGTTTTCCTTGTGAAATTTTTGTCATGAAAGATGACATTGAAGTGAATGGGAAATCAATTATGGGCCTTATGATGCTTGCTTTAGGACCAGGAACCGTATTTTCCGTAAAGGCTGATGGAAACAAGGAAGAGGAGGCATTACAAGCTTTAGAAACTCTTGTGACTCAAAATTTTGAAACAAATGCCAAGTAA